From Chryseobacterium shandongense, the proteins below share one genomic window:
- the rpsG gene encoding 30S ribosomal protein S7 — MRKTKAKKRPLLPDPKFNDQLVTRFVNNLMLDGKKSIAFKIFYDALDIVETKKGETEKTALEIWKDALTNVMPHVEVRSRRVGGANFQIPMPIRADRKISMAMKWLIKYSKARNDKSMALKLANEVVAASREEGAAFKKKTDTHKMAEANKAFSHFKF; from the coding sequence ATGAGAAAGACGAAAGCTAAAAAAAGACCGTTGTTACCAGATCCGAAATTTAATGATCAGTTGGTAACTAGATTCGTAAACAACTTAATGCTTGACGGTAAGAAGTCAATCGCATTCAAAATTTTCTACGATGCGTTGGATATTGTAGAAACTAAAAAAGGAGAGACTGAAAAAACAGCCCTTGAAATCTGGAAAGATGCATTAACAAACGTTATGCCTCACGTAGAAGTACGTTCCAGAAGAGTAGGTGGAGCTAACTTCCAGATCCCAATGCCAATCAGAGCGGATAGAAAAATTTCTATGGCAATGAAATGGTTAATCAAATATTCTAAAGCGAGAAATGATAAGTCTATGGCTTTGAAACTTGCTAACGAGGTGGTAGCTGCTTCAAGAGAAGAAGGTGCTGCTTTCAAAAAGAAAACTGATACTCACAAAATGGCGGAAGCAAACAAAGCTTTCTCACACTTCAAATTCTAA
- the rpsL gene encoding 30S ribosomal protein S12 yields the protein MPTIQQLVRKGRATLAKKSKSAALDSCPQRRGVCTRVYTTTPKKPNSALRKVARVRLSNGKEVNAYIPGEGHNLQEHSIVLVRGGRVKDLPGVRYHIVRGALDTAGVNGRTQRRSKYGAKRPKPGQAPAAPAKGKKK from the coding sequence ATGCCTACTATTCAACAATTAGTAAGAAAAGGAAGAGCCACGCTTGCCAAGAAGAGCAAATCGGCTGCCCTTGATTCTTGTCCACAAAGACGAGGTGTATGTACGAGAGTATATACTACCACTCCTAAGAAACCTAACTCTGCACTAAGAAAAGTTGCAAGGGTAAGACTTTCTAATGGTAAAGAAGTCAACGCCTACATCCCGGGCGAAGGACATAATCTTCAAGAGCACTCGATAGTATTGGTAAGAGGCGGAAGGGTGAAAGACCTACCGGGAGTACGTTACCACATCGTAAGAGGTGCTTTAGACACCGCTGGTGTAAATGGAAGAACACAGAGAAGATCAAAGTATGGAGCTAAGAGACCTAAACCAGGACAAGCACCAGCTGCACCAGCAAAAGGAAAGAAAAAATAA
- a CDS encoding Dps family protein — MKNANIIGLQEEDCKKIAEKLNILLANYSVFYQNTRGSHWNIKGDQFFTLHPKFEELYNNLVLKIDEIAERILTLGATPAHNYSDYLKVATIKESQEVNDANKSVENILNSFKVVIDLQRELLDITDEAGDEGTNSQMSDYITEQEKEVWMYNSYLGK; from the coding sequence ATGAAAAATGCTAACATTATAGGCCTTCAGGAAGAAGACTGCAAAAAAATAGCTGAAAAACTCAATATTCTTTTAGCGAATTATTCCGTATTCTATCAAAATACGAGAGGTTCGCACTGGAATATTAAAGGAGATCAGTTCTTTACGCTTCATCCAAAATTCGAAGAACTGTATAACAACCTTGTTTTGAAGATTGACGAAATTGCAGAACGAATCCTCACTTTGGGAGCAACACCTGCTCACAACTATTCTGATTACCTTAAAGTGGCTACGATCAAAGAAAGTCAGGAAGTAAATGATGCAAACAAAAGTGTTGAAAATATCCTCAACTCTTTTAAAGTAGTTATTGATCTGCAAAGGGAGCTTCTTGACATTACAGATGAAGCCGGAGATGAGGGAACCAATTCTCAAATGAGCGATTATATCACCGAGCAGGAAAAAGAAGTATGGATGTACAATTCTTATCTCGGTAAATAA
- the pncB gene encoding nicotinate phosphoribosyltransferase has product MQDVRLNSILDNDFYKITMQNAVVKLFPGSIVKYEFINRGKHQFPTGFDAALREAVNKMAELKLSKEEKKFMARTCPYIDLPYLDFLEGYHYDPSEVKIQQEGNELSVTVEGLWYRTILWEVPLLALISELHYEMNHMERDSNEVVMNKTLEKAETLKKLAVNFAEFGTRRRHSYRVQNLVMEALTQNKNSTFIGSSNVHFAMKYGVKPIGTHAHEWFMFHAAEYGFKMANELALEHWVDVYRGDLGVALSDTYTTDVFFQQFDKKFAKLFDGVRHDSGDPLEFADKTIAHYQRHGINPLFKYIIFSDGLNLEKVEEITNYCKGKIGVSFGIGTNLTNDVGLKPMNIVMKLIGVQAPNKEWIPTVKLSDEHGKYTGDPKMIELAKEFLRIKN; this is encoded by the coding sequence ATGCAAGACGTTCGACTGAATTCCATTTTAGATAATGACTTCTATAAAATTACCATGCAGAATGCAGTGGTTAAGCTGTTCCCCGGCTCCATTGTGAAATATGAATTTATCAACCGCGGAAAACACCAGTTCCCAACCGGTTTCGATGCTGCTCTACGAGAGGCCGTCAATAAAATGGCAGAACTGAAACTTAGCAAAGAAGAAAAGAAATTCATGGCCAGAACCTGTCCGTACATTGATCTTCCGTATCTGGATTTCCTGGAAGGCTATCATTATGATCCGTCGGAAGTAAAAATACAACAAGAAGGAAATGAGCTTTCCGTAACTGTAGAAGGGCTTTGGTATAGAACAATTCTTTGGGAAGTTCCCTTATTGGCATTAATTAGTGAGCTTCATTATGAAATGAATCATATGGAAAGAGATTCTAATGAAGTTGTCATGAACAAAACCCTTGAAAAGGCCGAAACTCTAAAAAAACTTGCCGTCAATTTCGCCGAATTCGGTACCAGGAGAAGACATTCTTACAGGGTACAGAATCTGGTAATGGAAGCTTTAACACAAAATAAAAATTCAACATTCATAGGAAGTTCCAATGTGCATTTTGCCATGAAATACGGAGTAAAGCCTATTGGAACACACGCCCATGAATGGTTTATGTTCCATGCTGCCGAATATGGATTTAAAATGGCAAACGAACTGGCGCTTGAGCACTGGGTAGACGTTTACAGAGGAGATCTTGGAGTAGCCCTTTCGGATACCTACACTACCGATGTTTTCTTTCAGCAATTCGACAAAAAATTTGCCAAGCTTTTTGACGGTGTGCGTCACGACAGCGGCGATCCGCTTGAATTTGCCGATAAAACAATTGCTCATTACCAACGGCACGGTATCAATCCTTTATTCAAATATATTATTTTCTCCGATGGATTGAATCTTGAAAAGGTGGAAGAAATCACTAATTACTGCAAAGGAAAAATTGGTGTATCTTTCGGAATCGGAACCAACCTAACCAACGATGTAGGCTTAAAACCTATGAATATCGTCATGAAATTAATAGGTGTCCAGGCTCCGAACAAAGAATGGATCCCTACCGTAAAACTTTCCGACGAACATGGAAAATATACGGGAGATCCAAAAATGATTGAGCTTGCCAAAGAATTTTTAAGAATAAAAAATTGA
- a CDS encoding YciI family protein, producing MKKFLLLLFLCSLLSSCVITKGKNGEPGKHGANASNNTPANTFNKELAAKLGADQYGMKPYVVVMLTTGTAKIEDKAKMGELMKGHLSNIGKLADEGKIVVAGPFLEKNKENYRGMFIFNTQSKEEAEQWVKTDPAVQAGVFSYVIFPWYGSAALPMYLKYHKEISKENP from the coding sequence ATGAAAAAATTTTTGTTATTATTGTTCCTGTGTTCTCTTCTTTCATCCTGTGTCATTACAAAAGGGAAAAACGGAGAACCCGGAAAACATGGAGCCAATGCCTCCAACAATACTCCAGCAAACACATTCAATAAGGAGCTTGCCGCAAAGCTTGGTGCGGATCAATACGGAATGAAGCCTTACGTTGTTGTGATGCTCACGACAGGCACTGCTAAAATTGAGGATAAAGCCAAGATGGGAGAATTAATGAAAGGTCATTTGTCTAATATCGGTAAACTTGCCGATGAAGGAAAAATAGTTGTTGCCGGCCCTTTTTTGGAAAAGAATAAAGAAAACTACCGCGGCATGTTTATCTTCAATACCCAATCAAAAGAAGAAGCGGAACAATGGGTAAAAACCGATCCCGCCGTACAGGCAGGCGTTTTCAGCTATGTAATTTTTCCTTGGTACGGATCTGCCGCATTGCCGATGTATTTAAAATATCACAAAGAAATCTCGAAAGAAAATCCATGA
- a CDS encoding bacteriocin-like protein, which translates to MKKSLKKLTREDLKGVNGGKIIGGGGSAGFPCYCEGVLKGNAGTALECELMCS; encoded by the coding sequence ATGAAAAAATCATTAAAAAAACTTACAAGAGAAGATTTAAAAGGTGTAAATGGAGGTAAAATTATCGGAGGTGGCGGAAGTGCCGGTTTTCCTTGCTATTGTGAAGGTGTTTTAAAGGGAAACGCCGGAACAGCTTTAGAATGTGAACTTATGTGTTCTTAA
- a CDS encoding SGNH/GDSL hydrolase family protein yields MKFLSIVAIMCSVVLSGQDFANYAKYEKQNQEILSQNIVPNTVFMGDSITEGWFSTDPSFFTKHNFVGRGISGQVTSQMLLRFREDVINLKPKRVIILAGTNDIAENQGPISLDKVFGNIVSMVELAEANNIKVILCSLLPAYDFGWRKNMHPAEKVMALNKMIESYAKKHNIPYVDYHSEMKDSRNGLDKIYTEDEIHPNAKGYEKMESILMKKLGVK; encoded by the coding sequence ATGAAATTTTTAAGTATTGTAGCCATTATGTGTTCAGTTGTTTTGTCAGGACAGGATTTTGCCAACTATGCTAAATATGAAAAGCAAAACCAGGAAATTTTATCCCAAAATATAGTTCCGAATACAGTGTTTATGGGAGATTCCATTACGGAAGGCTGGTTTTCTACTGATCCTTCATTCTTTACAAAACATAACTTTGTCGGAAGAGGAATCAGTGGGCAGGTGACTTCGCAGATGCTCTTGAGATTTAGAGAGGATGTTATTAATCTAAAACCGAAACGTGTCATTATTCTTGCCGGAACCAATGATATTGCTGAAAATCAGGGCCCGATTTCATTGGATAAAGTGTTTGGCAATATCGTTTCAATGGTAGAGCTTGCGGAAGCAAATAATATTAAAGTTATTTTATGCTCTCTTCTCCCGGCATATGATTTTGGATGGAGAAAGAATATGCATCCCGCAGAAAAAGTAATGGCCCTCAATAAAATGATTGAAAGTTATGCCAAAAAGCACAATATTCCGTATGTGGATTATCATTCCGAAATGAAAGATTCAAGAAACGGATTGGATAAAATCTATACGGAAGATGAAATTCATCCCAATGCAAAAGGGTACGAAAAGATGGAATCTATCCTGATGAAAAAGCTAGGAGTAAAGTAA
- the rmuC gene encoding DNA recombination protein RmuC has protein sequence MEITYLIIGCIAGGIIGAAIQHFALKASMVSRKSFDELNSLYIKSNSDLENSHLKIQELNQHILDDKELNLHQADLLNDLKNEFAKISAEYTSLNVQFSEQKLVQLQQTSQIENLLTEKQSLFAKNSELSAINENLQKSLETQKQEITKIQEESKLQFENLANKILEEKAEKFTTLNQHNLKTILEPFQEKITDLKNRVNEAYEKENKERFSLAEKVKELAELNQQISEDAKKLTRALKGESKTQGNWGEMILESILEKSGLVKGREYFLEHELRDEDNKALFSEFSGKKMRPDAVVKYPDERNVIIDSKVSLTAFTELVDETDQEIYLIKLNQHLSSVKNHIAQLSQKAYDDYGKSLDFVMMFIPSEPAYIAAMQADQDLWNYAYERRILLLNPSNLITSLKLISDLWKREYQNRNSMEIADRGARLYDKFVGFIDNLEKVGKNLDMAKNVYNDAFKQLSTGNDNLVLQTQKLKQLGIKNKKELPQSLIDSSQAYLDLTGE, from the coding sequence ATGGAGATCACATATTTAATAATCGGATGCATCGCAGGCGGAATTATCGGGGCCGCCATTCAGCATTTCGCTTTAAAGGCGTCAATGGTTTCAAGAAAATCATTTGATGAACTAAATAGTCTGTACATCAAGAGCAATTCAGATCTGGAAAATTCCCATTTAAAAATTCAGGAATTGAATCAACATATTCTGGATGATAAAGAATTGAACCTTCACCAAGCCGATCTTTTGAATGATTTAAAAAATGAATTTGCAAAAATCTCAGCGGAATATACTTCATTAAATGTTCAGTTTTCAGAGCAAAAACTAGTACAATTACAGCAAACTTCCCAAATTGAAAATCTTCTGACAGAGAAACAATCCCTTTTCGCAAAAAACTCCGAACTTTCAGCCATCAATGAAAATCTACAAAAATCTCTTGAAACTCAAAAGCAGGAAATCACGAAAATTCAGGAAGAATCGAAACTGCAGTTTGAGAATCTTGCCAATAAAATTTTAGAAGAAAAAGCAGAAAAGTTTACGACCCTGAACCAACATAATCTCAAAACAATCCTCGAACCTTTTCAGGAAAAAATCACAGACCTTAAAAACAGGGTTAATGAAGCTTACGAGAAAGAGAATAAAGAACGCTTCTCACTGGCAGAAAAGGTAAAAGAACTTGCTGAGCTGAATCAGCAGATTTCCGAAGATGCCAAAAAGCTTACGCGTGCCTTAAAAGGTGAAAGCAAAACACAGGGAAACTGGGGCGAAATGATTCTGGAAAGCATTCTGGAAAAATCCGGACTCGTAAAAGGCCGGGAATATTTTCTGGAACATGAGCTGAGAGATGAAGACAACAAAGCGCTCTTCTCCGAATTTTCAGGAAAAAAAATGCGTCCTGATGCTGTGGTAAAATATCCTGACGAAAGAAATGTAATTATTGATTCCAAAGTTTCTCTTACTGCTTTTACAGAGCTCGTGGATGAAACCGATCAGGAGATTTACCTTATAAAACTAAATCAACATCTGTCATCCGTAAAAAACCATATTGCTCAGCTGAGCCAGAAAGCATACGACGATTATGGAAAATCCCTGGATTTCGTGATGATGTTTATTCCCAGCGAACCGGCTTATATTGCGGCTATGCAGGCAGACCAGGATCTCTGGAACTATGCATATGAAAGACGGATTTTGTTATTGAATCCAAGCAATCTGATCACCTCATTAAAATTAATCTCCGACCTCTGGAAACGTGAATACCAGAACCGGAATTCTATGGAAATTGCAGACCGCGGCGCGCGGCTGTACGATAAATTTGTAGGTTTTATAGACAACCTGGAAAAAGTAGGAAAGAATCTTGACATGGCTAAAAATGTTTATAATGATGCCTTTAAACAGCTTTCTACAGGAAATGACAACCTTGTTTTGCAAACACAGAAGCTGAAACAGCTCGGCATAAAAAATAAAAAAGAGCTTCCCCAGAGTCTAATTGACAGTTCACAGGCATACCTGGATCTTACAGGGGAATAA
- a CDS encoding TrmH family RNA methyltransferase, translated as MLIESFQNEKVKYITKLLTDNRFRKKSGVFAVEGQQENERAQSFGFEPVEFFICENIFQQEIPTGKVHLVSDKVYEKIAYRGSSEGIIGVYKIKETDLFSFKPKEDSTIIVVEGVEKPGNLGAILRSCEAFGIDGLIVSDGKTDFYNPNVIRSSVGCLFGMKVFQAENEQTLEFLEKNGYEIFTTIMDESSVDLYTRDFRKKSAVIFGTEHSGLSDFWLGKGKNTLIPMAGSIDSLNLSNAVAITCYETLRQKK; from the coding sequence ATGTTAATAGAAAGCTTTCAGAACGAAAAGGTAAAATACATCACAAAACTCCTTACCGATAACAGGTTTCGCAAGAAATCCGGCGTTTTTGCAGTAGAAGGACAGCAGGAAAATGAGCGGGCACAGAGCTTTGGTTTTGAGCCTGTTGAGTTTTTTATCTGTGAAAATATTTTCCAGCAGGAAATTCCAACAGGTAAGGTACATCTGGTAAGTGACAAAGTGTACGAAAAAATTGCCTATCGCGGCAGCTCTGAAGGAATCATAGGAGTATATAAAATAAAAGAGACCGATTTATTCTCATTTAAGCCTAAAGAAGATTCTACGATTATCGTCGTTGAAGGTGTAGAGAAACCCGGTAATTTGGGGGCCATTTTAAGGAGCTGCGAAGCTTTCGGCATTGACGGACTGATTGTCTCCGACGGAAAAACGGATTTTTACAATCCTAATGTGATAAGATCAAGTGTAGGCTGTCTTTTCGGGATGAAAGTTTTTCAGGCAGAAAATGAGCAGACTTTGGAGTTTCTTGAAAAAAACGGATATGAAATTTTCACAACAATCATGGATGAAAGTTCAGTGGACCTTTATACCAGAGATTTCAGGAAAAAATCGGCGGTAATTTTCGGGACGGAACATTCCGGATTAAGTGACTTTTGGTTGGGTAAAGGTAAAAACACACTTATTCCAATGGCGGGAAGCATTGATTCCCTGAATCTGAGTAATGCCGTTGCCATTACGTGTTATGAAACATTGAGACAAAAGAAATGA
- a CDS encoding 5-formyltetrahydrofolate cyclo-ligase: protein MKKSYLRKKYLEKRESLSDEEIFQHSENIFRNFIEYFKPLAQQKVHIFIPIHKFKEVNTGLFTDYFFSRNIKVFVPKIVDTKLIAVEIFADSKFELNNWGISEPVSNEDSGVLDFDYIITPLLYCDKFGNRIGYGKGFYDGFFESVSKESKKIGVNYFNPDENIDDVWEGDIPLDYLVTPRDVLSFFNKGLE, encoded by the coding sequence ATGAAAAAGTCTTACCTCCGAAAAAAGTACCTGGAAAAAAGAGAATCTTTGTCCGACGAAGAAATTTTTCAGCACTCTGAAAATATTTTCAGGAATTTTATTGAATATTTTAAACCTTTAGCGCAACAAAAGGTACATATTTTTATTCCCATTCATAAATTTAAAGAAGTTAATACCGGGCTGTTTACAGATTATTTTTTTAGCCGCAATATCAAAGTCTTCGTCCCTAAAATAGTTGATACAAAGCTGATTGCTGTAGAAATATTTGCAGATTCAAAATTTGAACTTAATAACTGGGGGATTTCAGAGCCGGTTTCCAATGAAGATTCAGGGGTTTTGGATTTTGATTACATTATAACACCATTGCTGTATTGCGATAAATTCGGTAATCGAATAGGTTATGGTAAAGGCTTTTATGATGGGTTTTTCGAAAGTGTTTCTAAAGAATCAAAAAAAATCGGAGTCAATTATTTTAACCCCGATGAAAATATCGATGATGTCTGGGAAGGAGATATTCCTTTAGATTATCTGGTAACTCCCAGAGACGTACTGTCTTTCTTTAATAAAGGATTGGAATAG
- the trhO gene encoding oxygen-dependent tRNA uridine(34) hydroxylase TrhO — MQLYNTLSAEERARLIDEAGKERLTLSFYAYAKIEDPKKFRDDLFIAWNAIDALGRIYVAHEGINAQMSVPADHFEAFRETLEAYDFMRGIRLNVAVEQDNHSFLKLTIKVRNKIVADGLNDETFDVTNKGIHLKAKEFNDLLEDPNTIVVDFRNHYESEVGHFEGAITPDVENFRESLPVINEQLQDFKEDKNLLMYCTGGIRCEKASAYFKHQGFKNVFQLEGGIIEYTRQIKEEGIQSKFIGKNFVFDHRLGERITDDIIAQCHQCGKPCDNHTNCANDACHLLFIQCDECKEAMENCCSTECQETIHLPWEEQVKLRKGLQVGNKVFRKGKSEALKFKKSGDLPNKPLAKAAKPETKDIRQKIRVKKTLIGKAEHYYSKSKIAQFLIENNGLSVGDKILISGPTTGDQEVTITQIFVNGSRSDVAKTGDQITFELPFRVRLSDKLYKISE; from the coding sequence ATGCAACTGTACAACACCTTAAGCGCAGAAGAAAGAGCTCGACTTATAGATGAGGCCGGAAAAGAGCGCCTTACATTATCTTTCTATGCGTATGCCAAAATTGAAGATCCCAAAAAATTTCGCGACGATTTATTTATAGCCTGGAATGCGATTGATGCTCTTGGCCGTATTTATGTTGCGCATGAAGGAATCAATGCTCAGATGAGTGTTCCTGCGGACCATTTTGAGGCATTTCGCGAAACGCTTGAGGCTTATGATTTCATGAGAGGTATTCGCCTTAATGTAGCGGTTGAACAGGATAATCATTCATTTTTAAAATTAACGATCAAAGTACGGAATAAAATCGTTGCCGATGGCCTGAACGATGAAACTTTTGACGTTACCAACAAAGGCATTCATTTAAAAGCAAAAGAATTTAATGATTTGCTTGAAGATCCGAATACGATTGTTGTAGATTTCAGAAATCACTACGAAAGTGAAGTAGGGCATTTTGAAGGTGCCATTACACCTGATGTTGAAAATTTCAGGGAAAGCCTGCCTGTCATTAACGAGCAATTACAGGATTTTAAAGAAGATAAAAATCTTTTGATGTACTGTACCGGAGGAATTCGTTGTGAAAAAGCGAGTGCTTATTTCAAACATCAGGGTTTCAAAAATGTATTCCAGCTGGAGGGTGGAATCATTGAATATACCCGCCAGATCAAAGAGGAAGGAATTCAGAGTAAATTTATCGGTAAAAACTTTGTATTTGATCACAGGTTGGGCGAAAGAATTACCGACGATATTATCGCACAATGCCATCAGTGCGGAAAACCATGTGACAACCATACCAACTGTGCCAATGATGCTTGTCATTTACTGTTTATCCAGTGTGATGAATGTAAGGAAGCTATGGAAAACTGTTGTTCAACGGAATGTCAGGAAACCATTCATTTACCATGGGAAGAACAAGTAAAATTGAGAAAAGGTCTTCAGGTGGGTAATAAAGTATTCAGAAAAGGAAAATCTGAAGCGTTGAAATTCAAAAAGTCAGGTGATTTGCCGAATAAGCCATTGGCAAAAGCTGCAAAACCCGAAACGAAAGATATCCGCCAGAAAATCAGAGTTAAAAAAACATTAATCGGAAAAGCAGAGCATTATTATTCAAAATCTAAAATTGCTCAGTTTTTAATTGAAAATAACGGACTTTCCGTAGGAGATAAAATTTTGATTTCAGGACCGACAACGGGCGACCAAGAGGTGACGATAACACAGATTTTTGTAAACGGAAGCCGTAGCGATGTAGCAAAAACAGGTGATCAAATTACTTTTGAACTGCCTTTCAGAGTTCGTCTTTCTGATAAATTGTATAAAATTAGTGAGTGA
- a CDS encoding S24 family peptidase, translating into MQTNLNINSNFFERTLRITAFYGYSGVPELARALGYSSPEKLYRLKKENAKPSIDILQDLSNKFEDLDLNWFVTGEGEMLKSKSKNNVHKDFEDINGDVNEDKPKVKKTSTNTAPAVVTVDSLNRDNIVLVPQRLKAGYLNGYANTAFISKLPTYRMPGLNNGIFRMFEIDGNSMFPTLPDKSFVVGQFVENWERDIKDNQIYAVISNEVEDGLVKRCINKIKKYNNLICKSDNRRNYPTQNINPESIKEIWEIKLHLNFHLPDPADIYDRMSDFEGEIESLKEIIRKAKLL; encoded by the coding sequence ATGCAAACAAATTTGAATATAAATTCAAACTTCTTTGAAAGAACCTTACGGATAACCGCATTTTACGGATATTCCGGCGTTCCTGAGCTTGCGAGGGCCCTGGGCTATAGTTCTCCTGAGAAATTATATAGGTTGAAGAAAGAAAATGCGAAGCCTTCAATTGATATTTTACAAGATTTATCAAACAAGTTTGAAGACTTAGACCTGAATTGGTTTGTGACTGGAGAGGGCGAAATGCTTAAATCCAAAAGTAAAAATAATGTCCACAAAGATTTTGAGGACATTAATGGGGACGTAAATGAGGACAAACCAAAAGTAAAAAAAACGTCCACAAATACCGCACCCGCTGTAGTTACTGTTGATTCTTTAAACAGGGATAATATTGTGTTGGTACCTCAACGGCTAAAAGCTGGCTATCTCAATGGCTATGCTAATACAGCGTTTATTTCTAAACTTCCGACATATCGCATGCCAGGGCTTAATAACGGTATATTTAGGATGTTTGAGATCGACGGAAATTCTATGTTTCCCACTCTTCCGGACAAAAGTTTTGTAGTTGGTCAGTTCGTTGAAAATTGGGAGCGCGATATTAAAGACAATCAGATCTATGCAGTTATTTCCAATGAAGTCGAGGATGGGCTGGTTAAAAGATGCATTAATAAGATTAAGAAATACAATAATTTAATTTGTAAGTCAGATAATCGAAGGAATTACCCAACCCAAAACATTAACCCTGAAAGCATAAAGGAAATATGGGAGATTAAACTGCACCTTAATTTTCATTTGCCGGATCCGGCTGATATTTATGATCGTATGAGCGATTTTGAGGGCGAAATAGAAAGTTTAAAGGAGATAATAAGAAAGGCTAAACTGCTTTAA